In the genome of Echinimonas agarilytica, one region contains:
- a CDS encoding TIGR00341 family protein, with the protein MAFKKIVITAPVECALKADQITNGEVLQYWKSEVSEHTYQLHLVMLSEHCQHVLDEVAKRRATYANISAIQHNIDLVIPRPPEEEPEATQEDQGKAKSNSTNRDEIYSNVSTTIDANSKFFTMVVLSAIVAATGLLRDDTAIIIGAMVIAPLLGPNVALALATTLGDKQLMGRSLKLLIQGAIIATVMSVAVGYLSTDNLLDIPAIAARTNLSYSDLVLALASGTAATLAIVTGQSGTLIGVMVAVALMPPLVSAGMLAGSGHFVEAFRAAQLLLANIICVNLAGVLTFQLKGVRPQYAWETSKAKRQTIRATSIWIILLVILSFAIADLPKS; encoded by the coding sequence ATGGCCTTTAAAAAGATTGTGATAACCGCTCCGGTAGAATGTGCACTCAAAGCAGACCAAATCACAAACGGAGAAGTCTTGCAATATTGGAAGAGTGAAGTCTCAGAGCACACCTACCAGCTGCATCTGGTGATGCTATCGGAGCACTGTCAGCATGTATTAGATGAAGTGGCTAAACGCCGAGCAACGTACGCTAACATTTCGGCCATTCAACACAATATTGATTTAGTGATTCCTCGTCCTCCAGAAGAAGAACCCGAAGCGACACAAGAAGACCAGGGAAAAGCTAAAAGTAATTCCACCAATCGCGATGAAATTTATTCCAACGTGAGCACGACGATTGATGCCAACAGTAAATTTTTTACCATGGTAGTTTTATCCGCTATTGTCGCAGCCACCGGCTTATTGCGAGACGACACCGCCATTATTATTGGCGCAATGGTCATTGCTCCATTACTCGGTCCAAACGTTGCATTAGCACTCGCCACAACCTTGGGTGATAAGCAGCTCATGGGGCGTTCGCTGAAGCTTTTAATACAAGGGGCCATCATTGCCACTGTGATGTCAGTGGCGGTGGGGTATTTGAGTACCGACAATTTGTTAGATATTCCAGCCATTGCAGCTCGAACCAACTTATCTTATTCCGATCTAGTCTTGGCTTTAGCGTCAGGGACTGCAGCAACGCTTGCTATTGTGACAGGTCAGTCTGGTACCCTCATTGGTGTGATGGTGGCCGTAGCTCTGATGCCACCATTGGTAAGCGCTGGCATGCTTGCCGGTAGCGGCCATTTTGTTGAAGCATTTAGAGCGGCACAGCTGTTGTTGGCCAATATTATTTGCGTAAACCTAGCGGGTGTTTTGACCTTTCAATTAAAAGGAGTACGCCCGCAATACGCATGGGAAACCAGTAAGGCCAAACGTCAAACAATCCGAGCGACAAGTATTTGGATTATCTTGTTGGTGATCTTGAGCTTCGCTATTGCTGACTTACCCAAATCTTGA
- the seqA gene encoding replication initiation negative regulator SeqA gives MKIIEVDDDLYQFIASQTQHIGESASDILRRLLQVDKSNISESVTAAEPTAVQEPEAVIEEETPQQSIANITPIDAQQLPSAEILAAQKGAVGRFLLILSALHHQFSDNFNVVNDIRGRDRLYFATSKEQLLAAGSSTNPKSIEGSEYWVVTNNNTHKKRAILIEVCERLGLDADIKERLTKSL, from the coding sequence ATGAAAATCATTGAAGTTGATGACGACCTTTATCAGTTCATAGCAAGTCAAACCCAACACATCGGCGAAAGTGCCTCGGATATATTACGGCGCTTATTGCAGGTTGATAAGTCGAACATTTCAGAATCTGTGACTGCTGCGGAGCCTACCGCTGTGCAAGAACCTGAAGCGGTGATTGAAGAAGAAACGCCGCAACAATCCATCGCCAATATAACCCCGATTGATGCGCAGCAATTGCCAAGTGCCGAAATCTTGGCGGCGCAAAAGGGCGCGGTTGGCCGATTCTTGCTTATACTCAGTGCGTTACATCACCAATTTTCCGATAATTTTAATGTAGTGAATGACATTCGAGGTCGTGATCGCTTGTATTTTGCGACGTCTAAAGAACAATTATTGGCTGCTGGCAGCAGTACCAACCCCAAATCTATTGAAGGCTCAGAATATTGGGTTGTGACCAATAATAATACGCACAAAAAACGTGCAATATTGATTGAAGTCTGTGAACGACTGGGATTGGACGCTGACATTAAAGAGCGCCTCACTAAATCTTTATAA
- the fldA gene encoding flavodoxin FldA, giving the protein MAALVGIFFGSDTGNTENVAKQIQKQLGKDLCDVYDIAKASKEDIDQYSFLLFGIPTWYYGEAQCDWDDFFPDLEALSFEDKLVGIFGCGDQEDYAEYFLDAMGMIRDITEARGATIVGHWPTESYDFEASKGLVDENYFVGLGIDEDRQPELTDQRIKQWSQQIYGEMCLAELQ; this is encoded by the coding sequence ATGGCAGCATTGGTAGGAATTTTCTTCGGCAGTGACACCGGCAATACAGAGAATGTCGCAAAGCAAATCCAAAAGCAATTGGGTAAAGACTTATGTGATGTTTACGATATTGCCAAGGCGAGCAAAGAAGACATTGACCAATACAGCTTCTTGTTATTTGGTATTCCAACTTGGTATTACGGCGAAGCTCAGTGCGATTGGGATGACTTTTTTCCTGATTTAGAAGCTTTATCGTTCGAAGACAAGCTTGTTGGTATTTTCGGTTGTGGTGATCAAGAAGATTACGCCGAGTACTTTTTAGACGCCATGGGCATGATTCGCGACATTACCGAAGCCCGAGGTGCAACGATTGTGGGGCATTGGCCAACCGAGAGCTATGACTTTGAAGCCTCTAAAGGTTTAGTTGATGAAAACTATTTTGTGGGATTAGGTATTGACGAAGATCGCCAACCGGAACTCACTGACCAGCGCATTAAGCAATGGAGCCAACAAATTTATGGCGAAATGTGCTTAGCTGAGCTGCAATAA
- a CDS encoding RDD family protein, translating to MEETQQMTEQGIEQAEKSVTYIGFWKRVLSSIIDSLLLMLVTLPILFAIYGIEYFTSEQPIQGWADGVVNYVLPIAIVIFFWLRFAATPGKMVWRGVIVDARTLGPMSGMQCALRYIGYIISTVPLCLGFIWIAFDDKKQGWHDKIARTVVIERDE from the coding sequence ATGGAAGAAACGCAACAAATGACTGAGCAGGGTATTGAACAAGCTGAAAAGTCAGTGACTTATATTGGTTTTTGGAAGCGAGTGTTATCGAGTATTATCGACTCATTGTTGTTAATGCTCGTAACCCTGCCGATCCTGTTCGCTATCTATGGTATTGAGTACTTTACATCCGAACAGCCTATACAAGGATGGGCTGATGGTGTGGTCAATTACGTGCTGCCTATCGCGATTGTGATTTTTTTCTGGCTTCGTTTTGCCGCAACGCCAGGAAAGATGGTTTGGCGAGGTGTCATTGTGGATGCAAGAACGTTAGGGCCGATGAGCGGCATGCAATGTGCGTTGCGTTATATCGGTTATATTATTTCAACGGTCCCATTGTGTTTAGGCTTTATTTGGATTGCGTTTGATGACAAGAAGCAAGGTTGGCATGACAAGATAGCTCGTACCGTTGTGATTGAGCGTGATGAATAG
- a CDS encoding alpha/beta fold hydrolase: MLNYKDTGTGFPVLLIHGLFGNLDNLAGLGRALLDAHFRVIQVDVRNHGESPTYASMSYDDMAQDIVSLLDHLNIAECHLVGHSMGGKIAMRVALRQPQRIKALGVADIAPVPYQSHHVNVLKGLDELERKPTASRKEADTLLAEFIAEAGVRQFLLKNLRWTNGRAEWRLRYPEVKQEYDAIIGWNRIDAQFCQPTLFIKGNDSDYITAEYREEIAKYFPTSKAKIIQGTGHWLHAEKPEAFNRIVLQFLTGVG, from the coding sequence ATGCTCAATTATAAAGACACTGGTACCGGCTTTCCTGTTCTGCTCATCCATGGCCTGTTTGGCAATTTAGATAATCTAGCGGGTTTAGGCCGCGCATTGCTTGATGCTCATTTTCGAGTGATACAGGTAGATGTTCGAAATCACGGTGAGTCACCGACGTATGCGTCAATGTCATACGATGATATGGCTCAAGATATCGTTAGCCTGCTGGATCATTTAAATATTGCAGAGTGCCACCTTGTTGGCCATTCAATGGGCGGAAAAATAGCCATGCGAGTCGCTTTACGCCAACCTCAGCGGATAAAAGCTCTTGGAGTCGCCGACATTGCCCCAGTGCCCTATCAAAGTCACCATGTGAACGTACTCAAAGGGCTTGATGAATTGGAACGTAAGCCAACGGCCTCGCGTAAAGAAGCAGACACACTGTTGGCCGAGTTCATTGCTGAAGCCGGTGTGCGCCAATTTTTATTGAAAAACCTACGTTGGACCAATGGCCGAGCCGAATGGCGTCTGCGCTATCCTGAAGTAAAACAAGAATACGACGCAATCATTGGCTGGAATCGTATTGACGCCCAGTTCTGCCAACCCACACTATTTATCAAGGGCAATGATTCAGATTATATTACTGCTGAGTATCGAGAGGAAATCGCCAAATACTTTCCAACTTCCAAAGCAAAAATAATCCAAGGAACCGGGCACTGGCTTCATGCTGAAAAACCCGAAGCGTTCAATCGCATTGTACTTCAATTCCTTACAGGGGTTGGCTGA
- the ybfE gene encoding LexA regulated protein, whose product MAKQLNDRTTIDLFAEEKRPGRPKTNPLSREAQLKINKRNQLKRDRESGLKRVELKLHEEFVSLLDEQAKAEAMSRAAYIEKLLRLAAHK is encoded by the coding sequence ATGGCGAAGCAGTTGAATGACCGCACAACGATTGATTTGTTTGCGGAAGAAAAGCGACCGGGGCGTCCTAAGACAAACCCGTTATCACGCGAAGCACAATTAAAAATAAACAAACGCAATCAACTCAAGCGCGATCGCGAAAGTGGATTGAAACGTGTGGAATTAAAACTGCACGAAGAATTTGTATCTCTGCTGGACGAGCAGGCAAAAGCCGAAGCGATGAGTCGCGCGGCTTACATTGAAAAATTACTTCGGTTGGCTGCACACAAATAA
- the fur gene encoding ferric iron uptake transcriptional regulator, with translation MSDENLALRKAGLKVTLPRIKILEMLQAPENQHISAEDMYKKLIDQGEEIGLATVYRVLNQFDDAGIVTRHHFEGGKSVFELTSQEHHDHLVCLDCGKVIEFSDDVIEERQHEVAKAHNINLTNHSLYLYGRSTDGKCEHND, from the coding sequence ATGAGTGACGAAAATTTAGCGCTTCGCAAAGCAGGTTTAAAAGTAACGCTTCCAAGAATTAAAATTCTGGAAATGCTGCAAGCACCTGAAAACCAGCACATTAGCGCAGAAGACATGTATAAAAAATTGATCGATCAAGGCGAAGAAATCGGTTTGGCGACAGTTTACCGCGTACTCAACCAATTTGATGATGCGGGCATTGTGACTCGTCACCATTTTGAGGGTGGAAAATCAGTATTTGAACTCACAAGCCAAGAACACCATGACCACTTGGTATGCTTGGATTGCGGTAAAGTGATTGAGTTTTCAGATGATGTAATTGAAGAGCGCCAGCATGAAGTGGCGAAAGCGCACAACATCAACCTCACCAATCACAGTTTGTATTTGTACGGTCGCAGCACAGACGGTAAGTGTGAACACAACGATTGA
- the pgm gene encoding phosphoglucomutase (alpha-D-glucose-1,6-bisphosphate-dependent) translates to MAIHPRAGQRAETQDLCNVPRLLTDYYLAKPDVSNPAQKVAFGTSGHRGSSLKQSFTETHILAISQAIVDYRKEQGTNGPMFVGMDTHALSEAALCSAIEVLVGNGIEVRVQQDRGYTPTPVISHAILAYNAEKPAEVADGVVITPSHNPPEDGGFKYNPPNGGPADSEATNWIQDRANDLIAIELEGIGYTPFDEAWQHDLVVEYDYIQPYVDDLKNVIDIDAIKKAGVKIGVDPMGGSGIAFWPAIAQTYGLDIQVVNDRVDPTFSFMTLDKDGKIRMDCSSPYAMASLINLKDDFDVAVSNDPDYDRHGIVTKSAGLMNPNHYLAVAIQYLYTHRPQWADDLAIGKTLVSSSMIDHVANSLSKNLKEVPVGFKWFVDGLYTGQFGFGGEESAGASFLRKDGGVWTTDKDGIILALLAAEITAVTGKDPGQHYQELEAKFGSPVYRRIDAPANTEQKKALSNLSSDMVEADRLAGDPITAKLTEAPGNGAAIGGLKVVTDKGWFAARPSGTEEIYKIYAESFVDEAHLAQIQQEAQEIVAAAFAKAGL, encoded by the coding sequence ATGGCAATTCATCCACGTGCCGGTCAAAGAGCCGAGACACAAGATTTGTGTAACGTGCCGAGATTATTGACCGATTATTATCTCGCGAAACCTGATGTGAGCAACCCAGCGCAGAAAGTTGCGTTTGGTACATCGGGACACCGTGGGAGCAGTTTAAAGCAGTCATTTACTGAAACGCATATCTTAGCGATTAGCCAAGCAATTGTAGATTACCGCAAAGAGCAGGGGACCAATGGCCCTATGTTCGTTGGCATGGACACTCATGCATTATCCGAAGCGGCTCTTTGTTCTGCAATTGAAGTGTTGGTGGGTAACGGCATCGAAGTGCGCGTGCAACAAGATCGTGGCTACACGCCTACACCCGTGATCTCGCACGCCATATTAGCTTACAACGCAGAAAAGCCTGCTGAAGTGGCCGATGGCGTGGTGATTACACCTTCGCATAATCCACCTGAAGATGGTGGCTTTAAATACAATCCACCCAATGGTGGCCCTGCGGATAGCGAAGCAACGAACTGGATTCAAGATCGCGCTAATGACCTAATTGCAATTGAACTTGAAGGCATTGGTTACACACCATTTGACGAAGCATGGCAGCATGACTTGGTCGTTGAGTATGACTATATTCAACCTTATGTGGATGATCTCAAAAATGTCATCGACATCGATGCCATCAAAAAAGCGGGCGTTAAAATAGGTGTTGACCCAATGGGCGGCTCAGGCATTGCTTTCTGGCCAGCTATTGCGCAAACCTATGGTCTTGATATTCAAGTTGTGAATGACCGCGTGGATCCAACCTTTAGCTTTATGACATTGGATAAAGATGGAAAAATCCGTATGGATTGTTCATCTCCTTATGCAATGGCAAGTTTAATCAACTTGAAAGACGACTTTGATGTTGCCGTATCGAATGACCCTGATTATGACCGGCATGGCATTGTGACTAAATCTGCTGGTTTAATGAATCCAAACCACTACCTTGCAGTGGCTATTCAATACCTTTATACCCACCGTCCGCAATGGGCCGATGACTTAGCTATTGGTAAAACACTGGTTTCAAGTTCAATGATCGATCATGTTGCCAACTCTCTTTCTAAAAACCTTAAAGAAGTGCCAGTGGGCTTCAAGTGGTTTGTCGATGGTTTGTATACGGGGCAATTCGGTTTTGGTGGCGAAGAAAGTGCCGGAGCATCATTCTTGCGCAAAGACGGTGGTGTTTGGACAACGGATAAAGACGGCATCATCTTAGCGTTGTTAGCTGCTGAAATTACAGCGGTAACTGGAAAAGATCCAGGCCAGCATTATCAAGAACTTGAAGCTAAATTTGGTTCGCCAGTGTATCGCCGTATCGATGCTCCAGCAAATACAGAGCAGAAGAAAGCACTATCAAACTTAAGTTCAGACATGGTGGAAGCAGATCGCCTTGCGGGTGACCCAATAACGGCTAAGCTTACCGAAGCTCCAGGTAATGGGGCGGCGATTGGTGGTTTGAAAGTGGTTACAGATAAAGGTTGGTTTGCAGCGCGTCCTTCTGGCACAGAAGAGATCTACAAGATATATGCAGAGAGTTTTGTAGACGAGGCGCACCTTGCTCAAATTCAACAGGAAGCACAGGAAATAGTCGCGGCAGCATTCGCTAAAGCAGGATTATAA
- a CDS encoding DUF2788 domain-containing protein, translated as MQSKWLTEHWDKIESIGLYVFFAVIFFFIGMAIQDVLKRGNVPFFGRAIVWLVLFLGCAGFIAKGVIQAFFEASGTGG; from the coding sequence ATGCAATCCAAGTGGTTAACAGAGCATTGGGACAAAATTGAGTCGATTGGACTTTATGTGTTCTTTGCAGTCATTTTCTTTTTCATCGGAATGGCCATTCAAGACGTATTAAAACGTGGTAACGTACCGTTTTTTGGACGCGCCATTGTCTGGTTGGTGCTATTTTTAGGATGTGCGGGTTTCATCGCCAAAGGTGTCATTCAGGCATTTTTTGAAGCCTCAGGTACTGGAGGCTAG
- a CDS encoding Na+/H+ antiporter NhaC family protein yields MTYADSALSLLPPLLALTAAVVTRKVLLSLGLGIALGVVLLGGGDPIVSGAVLAEKITDLVWDDGALNSWNFYIVGFLLLLGMLTSILSASGATEAFANWALTRINSARSGRLMTAILGIVIFIDDYFNSLAVGSISRPVADRLQISRAKLAYLLDSTAAPMCVLMPISSWGAYIIAVIGGILAAHNLTDMTAIHAFVALIPMNFYALFAIVLVLVVSIWPINLGSMKTAEIAARDPEVLRAAIARESLTGLEPMHNGRVQNLLLPIAILILATVSALLMTGVYALQMAGEPMTVLGALENTDVGLSLVMGGLVALLSALSMIQRQKAPQGLVFAALGHGIKSMMPAIYILAFAWTIGSVISSLETGTYLASFVGTTIDVKWLPLLLFGLSGVMAFATGTSWGTFGIMLPIAGDMAAATEISMMLPMLAAVLAGAVFGDHCSPISDTTILSSTGAGCDHIEHVRTQLPYAMLVAGISAIGYAVLGISGSVVAALAVCCLVFCLLVFGLIRNSRFG; encoded by the coding sequence ATGACCTACGCCGACTCAGCCTTGTCGCTACTTCCACCTTTGTTGGCACTGACAGCCGCTGTCGTCACACGTAAAGTGCTGCTCTCACTAGGATTAGGGATTGCGTTGGGGGTCGTGTTACTTGGTGGTGGTGACCCCATTGTAAGCGGTGCAGTTCTGGCCGAAAAAATCACCGATTTAGTGTGGGATGACGGTGCACTAAATTCCTGGAACTTTTACATCGTTGGTTTTTTGTTGTTGCTTGGCATGCTCACCAGTATTTTGTCGGCAAGCGGCGCCACTGAAGCCTTCGCAAACTGGGCGCTCACACGCATTAATTCAGCCCGAAGCGGACGCTTGATGACTGCGATTTTGGGGATTGTCATATTTATTGATGATTACTTTAACAGCCTTGCGGTTGGCAGCATTAGCCGCCCTGTGGCTGATCGGCTGCAGATTTCGCGCGCAAAGCTCGCATACCTGTTAGATTCCACTGCTGCCCCCATGTGTGTACTGATGCCTATTTCCAGTTGGGGGGCTTATATCATCGCTGTGATTGGCGGGATATTAGCTGCTCATAACTTAACGGACATGACGGCTATTCATGCCTTTGTTGCGCTCATTCCAATGAATTTCTACGCACTGTTTGCCATTGTTTTGGTGTTAGTGGTTTCCATTTGGCCGATTAATTTAGGCAGCATGAAAACCGCTGAAATTGCCGCTCGCGATCCGGAGGTTTTACGTGCTGCAATCGCTAGAGAATCGCTGACGGGGCTTGAGCCGATGCACAACGGACGCGTTCAAAATCTGTTGCTCCCCATTGCGATCCTTATTTTAGCCACAGTATCGGCGTTGTTGATGACCGGCGTTTATGCACTGCAAATGGCAGGCGAGCCTATGACGGTACTGGGTGCGCTTGAAAATACGGATGTAGGCTTATCGTTGGTGATGGGGGGGCTGGTAGCGTTGCTTAGTGCTCTGAGCATGATTCAGCGTCAGAAAGCGCCGCAAGGATTGGTGTTCGCTGCGTTGGGCCACGGCATAAAATCAATGATGCCGGCGATCTATATTTTGGCTTTTGCATGGACTATTGGCAGTGTGATCAGTTCACTTGAAACCGGGACTTATTTGGCGTCATTTGTAGGCACAACAATTGATGTGAAATGGTTACCGTTGTTGCTGTTTGGGTTGTCCGGCGTGATGGCATTTGCCACAGGTACGAGTTGGGGAACCTTTGGTATTATGTTACCGATTGCTGGTGATATGGCGGCTGCAACTGAAATTAGCATGATGCTACCTATGCTTGCGGCAGTGTTAGCCGGAGCAGTGTTTGGCGACCATTGTTCGCCTATTTCAGATACCACTATCTTGTCATCAACGGGGGCGGGTTGTGACCATATAGAACACGTGAGAACTCAGTTGCCGTACGCCATGTTGGTGGCTGGTATCAGTGCGATTGGTTACGCCGTACTTGGTATCAGCGGCTCTGTTGTCGCCGCTTTAGCCGTGTGTTGTTTGGTGTTCTGTTTGTTGGTGTTTGGATTGATCAGAAACTCAAGATTTGGGTAA
- the glnS gene encoding glutamine--tRNA ligase, whose amino-acid sequence MTEAENAPKPSNFIRQIIDKDLADGKHKEIHTRFPPEPNGYLHIGHAKSICLNFGIAKDYQGQCNLRFDDTNPAKEEQHFIDSIKYDVEWLGFKWNGDICYSSNYFDDLYAFAVQLVEKGLAYVDFLSPEQIREFRGTLKEPGQNSPHRDASVEDNLAAFERMRRGEYKEGECCLRAKIDMSSPQIVMRDPVLYRIRYIEHHQTGNKWCIYPMYDFTHCISDAIEGITHSLCTLEFQDNRALYDWVLNNLDIESRPHQYEFSRLNLEYTVMSKRKLSNLVEDGYVNGWDDPRMPTIAGMRRRGYTPGSLVEFSKRIGVTKQDNMVEMAMLEACIREELNENAPRAMAVLDPLRVVIENYTEGSSEIINAPVHPNNEDAGLRELPFGRELFIDRDDFREEANKKYKRLVMGKEVRLRNAYVIKAERVEKDESGNIQTVYCSYDADTLGKNPADGRKVKGVIHWVSAEHGIAAEVRLYDRLFTVPNPAAEEFTQVLNPDSLLVKEAIVEPSLLNASSQVAYQFEREGYFCADEKDSMPERLVFNRTVGLRDTWAKVGA is encoded by the coding sequence ATGACTGAGGCGGAAAACGCCCCCAAGCCAAGCAATTTTATTCGTCAAATCATTGATAAAGACTTGGCCGACGGAAAACATAAAGAAATTCATACTCGATTTCCCCCTGAGCCCAATGGTTATTTGCATATTGGCCATGCTAAATCGATCTGCTTGAACTTTGGTATTGCTAAAGATTACCAAGGCCAATGTAACCTTCGTTTTGACGATACGAATCCGGCAAAAGAAGAACAACATTTCATCGACTCGATCAAGTACGATGTTGAGTGGTTAGGCTTTAAATGGAATGGTGATATTTGCTATTCATCAAATTACTTTGATGATTTGTATGCATTTGCAGTGCAGTTGGTTGAGAAGGGCCTTGCATACGTCGACTTTTTGAGCCCAGAGCAAATCAGAGAATTCCGAGGCACATTAAAAGAGCCAGGTCAAAATAGCCCACACCGAGATGCGTCAGTTGAAGATAACTTGGCGGCCTTTGAGCGCATGCGCAGAGGTGAGTACAAGGAAGGTGAGTGTTGCTTGCGTGCTAAAATTGACATGAGTAGCCCGCAGATTGTGATGCGTGATCCGGTGCTGTACCGAATTCGTTATATTGAGCATCATCAAACGGGAAATAAGTGGTGCATTTACCCAATGTACGATTTTACTCATTGTATTTCTGATGCTATTGAAGGCATTACTCATTCGTTGTGTACGCTTGAGTTTCAAGATAACCGAGCATTGTATGACTGGGTGTTAAACAACCTTGATATTGAATCGCGCCCACATCAGTACGAGTTTTCTCGTTTAAACCTCGAATACACTGTGATGTCGAAGCGTAAGCTTAGCAACCTCGTTGAAGATGGTTATGTGAATGGTTGGGATGACCCTCGAATGCCTACCATTGCCGGGATGCGCCGCCGTGGTTATACGCCGGGTAGTTTGGTTGAGTTTTCCAAGCGTATTGGTGTCACCAAGCAAGACAATATGGTTGAGATGGCAATGCTCGAGGCGTGTATTCGAGAAGAGCTTAATGAAAATGCACCCAGGGCGATGGCTGTGTTGGATCCCCTTCGTGTTGTGATCGAAAACTACACCGAAGGCAGCAGCGAAATAATTAATGCGCCTGTGCATCCGAATAACGAAGACGCAGGCCTGCGCGAATTACCGTTTGGACGCGAATTGTTTATTGACCGTGATGACTTCCGCGAAGAAGCAAATAAGAAATATAAGCGTTTAGTGATGGGCAAAGAAGTCCGTTTACGGAATGCATATGTGATTAAAGCCGAGCGGGTAGAGAAAGATGAAAGCGGTAATATTCAAACCGTTTACTGTTCATACGATGCTGACACTTTAGGTAAGAATCCTGCCGATGGTCGTAAGGTAAAAGGTGTCATTCATTGGGTGTCAGCTGAACATGGTATTGCTGCTGAAGTTCGCTTATATGATCGCTTATTTACAGTACCTAACCCAGCAGCAGAGGAATTTACTCAAGTTCTAAATCCTGACTCCTTGTTGGTCAAAGAAGCTATTGTTGAGCCGTCCTTGCTCAATGCGAGTAGCCAAGTTGCTTATCAATTTGAGCGAGAAGGTTATTTTTGCGCGGATGAAAAAGACAGTATGCCTGAGCGTTTAGTGTTTAACCGAACGGTTGGACTGCGTGACACTTGGGCAAAAGTTGGCGCTTAA